ATGGCGCGGTCGATCACTTTCAAGGCCACGTTCGGTGCCACCACCTTGATTTGGGCGATTTCGCTTTTCGCCACTTTATTACCTACGGTGTCCATCATGTAGGCGGCTTTTAACGTCAGCAGGCGCGCCATGTCGATTTCCATCCGTGAGTCGGCGATCTTGTCGATATTGCCGCCCAAACGGGCTAACGGCTTGCCAAATGCGCTGCGGCTGACCGAGCGTTTGCACATCAATTCCAGCGCACGCTCGGCCATGCCGATGGAGCGCATGCAGTGATGGATACGGCCCGGGCCAAGACGGCCCTGGGCGATTTCAAAGCCGCGGCCTTCGCCGAGCAGGACGTTTTCATACGGCACGCGCACGTTGTCGAACAGCACTTCGGCGTGGCCGTGGGGCGCGTCGTCGTAGCCGAACACCGGCAGCGGCCGTACGATTTTCACCCCGGGGGTGTCTACCGGCACCAGGATCATCGAGTGCTGTTGATGGCGCGGCGCATCCGGATTGCTCAGGCCCATGAAGATCAGGATCTTGCAGCGCGGGTCGCAGGCGCCGGAGGTCCACCACTTTTTACCGTTGATCACCCATTCGTCGCCCTGGCGTTCGGCGCGGGCGGCCATGTTGGTGGCGTCCGAGGAGGCCACGTCGGGTTCGGTCATGGCGAAGGCCGAACGGATCTCGCCGCGCAGCAGCGGCTCGAGCCAGCGGTGCTTTTGCTCTTCGTTGGCATAACGCACCAGCACTTCCATGTTGCCGGTGTCGGGGGCCGAGCAGTTGAACGGCTCCGGGCCCAGCAAGGATCGGCCCATGATTTCGGCCAGCGGTGCGTACTCAAGGTTGGTCAGGCCGGCGCCCAGTTCGGACTCGGGCAGGAACAGATTCCACAGGCCCTCGGCTTTAGCGCGGGCCTTGAGCTCTTCCATGATTGCGGTGGGCTGCCAGCGGTCGCCTTCGCTGACCTGGCGCTCGAACACCGGCTCAGCCGGGTAGACGTAAGCGTCCATGAAGGCGGTGACGCGTTCACGCAGTTCCTGAACCTTGGGCGAATAGGCGAAATCCATGAGCAGCTCCCTTCTCTGAGAGGTTGTTTAAGTCATGCAATCGATGCTAGAACAGCGTTGATAATTTACCTAGCCTATTCTCGGCGTGTATTAACATTCATCACCGATATATGATCGACGCCTCGGCACGCAACAAATCGCCACCTAACAATAAGAGCGCACCCCAATGAATCTGAGCAAGGTCGACCTCAACCTCTTTATCGTCTTCGACGCGATCTACACCGAAGCCAACCTGACCCGCGCCGGGCAGATCGTCGGCATCACCCAGCCGGCGGTGTCCAACGCATTGGCGCGCCTGCGCGAGACCTTCAACGACCCGCTTTTCGTGCGCACCGCCCAAGGCATGGTGCCTACGCCCATGGCGCAGAACATCATCGGGCCGGTGCGCAATGCGCTGTCGTTGCTGCGGGTGTCGGTGCAGGAAAGCCGCATTTTCAACCCGCAACAGGCGGCCAAGACCTACCGCATCAGCATGACCGACCTGACGGAGGCGGTGATCTTGCCGCTGCTGTTCCAGCGCCTGCGCCGCCTGGCGCCGACGGTGGTGATCGAGAGTTTCCTGTCCAAGCGCCGCGAAACCACCAAGGAACTGGCCGCCGGCCGCCTGGACTTTGCGGTGGACGCGCCGCTCAACACCGACCCGCAAGTGCGCCATGTCAAGCTGATGGAAGACCGCTACGTGTGCGCCATGCGCAAGGGCCACCCGATGGTGGGTAAAGACAAACTGACCCTGGACGATTACATGGGGCTGACCCATATCCATATCTCCAGCCGCCGCAACGGCTTGGGCCATGTCGACCTGGCCCTCGGCAAGATGGGCCTGCAGCGCAAGATCGCCCTGCGCTCCCAGCATTACCTGATGGCCTCGCAAGTGCTGCAGCAGACCGATATGGTCATGACCGTGCCCGAACGCTTCGCCCGGCGCCATGAACTGCACTGGTTCAATTTGCCGGTCAACGATGTACCGCCGGTGGAAACCCATTTGTACTGGCACGAAAGCACCGACCAGGACCCGGCCAACCGCTGGATGCGCGAACAGATGATCGAGTTGTGCCAGCAAGTGACGGCCCATGAGAAAAAACTGGATGGCAAGCAGGCTTGACCTGCGCCGGGGCTGCAAAGCAGCCCTTGACGTTAACGTAAACCAGCCACTAGCCTAACGCCCAAGCCACCCTTGAGCATCGTCATGAGCACCACTTACAGCATTTCCGACCTCGCCCGCGAGCTCGACATCACCACCCGCGCCATTCGCTTTTATGAAGAGCAAGGCTTGCTGGCCCCGGAGCGCCGGGGCCAGGAACGCATCTACTCGGCGCGGGACAAGGTCAGCCTCAAGCTGATCCTGCGCGGCAAACGCATCGGCTTTTCCCTGGCCGAATGCCGCGAGTTGATCGAACTCTATGACCCCACCAGCGGCAACCATATCCAGCTCAACAGCATGCTGGCGAAAATCGCCGAGCGCCGTGAGCAACTGGAACAGCAGTTGCTGGATATCGAGCAGATGAAACTGGAACTGGACACCGCCGAAGAGCGCTGCACCCAGGCCCTTGCGCACACCATGAGCCAGGCCGGCCATTGATCAGAAGGTAACTGCCATGTCCCTCCCCTCCTACGTACGCCTGGTGGAAGTCGGCCCGCGCGACGGTTTGCAGAACGAAGCCCACCCCATCAGCGTGGCCGACAAAGTGCAACTGGTGGACGCTCTCAGCGCCGCGGGCTTGAGCTATATCGAAGTCGGCAGTTTTGTCTCGCCCAAGTGGGTGCCGCAGATGGCCGGTTCGGCCGAGGTGTTTGCGCAAATCCAGCGCAAGCCCGGCGTGACCTACGGCGCGCTGGCGCCGAACCTGCGCGGCTTTGAAGATGCCCTGGCGGCCGGGGTGAAGGAAGTCGCGGTGTTTGCGGCCGCGTCCGAAGCGTTTTCCCAGCGCAATATCAATTGCTCCATCAGCGAAAGCCTGGAACGGTTTGTGCCGATCATGGCCGCCGCCAAAGCCCATGGGGTGAGCGTGCGCGGGTATGTGTCCTGCGTGTTGGGTTGCCCGTACGAAGGCTCGGTCGCACCGGAACAGGTGGCGGCGGTTGCCCGCGAACTGTTCGCCATGGGCTGTTATGAAGTGTCCCTGGGCGACACCATCGGCACCGGCACGGCGGGCGCCACGCGGCGGCTGTTTGAGGTGGTGGGTGCCCAGGTGCCACGGGACAAACTGGCCGGTCACTTCCATGACACCTACGGCCAGGCGATTGCCAATGTCTACGCCAGCCTGCTGGAGGGCATCCAGGTGTTCGACAGCTCTATCGCGGGCCTTGGCGGCTGCCCCTATGCCAAGGGCGCAAGCGGTAACGTCGCCACCGAGGATGTGGTGTACCTGCTCAATGGCTTGGGGATCGACACCGGTATCGACCTGGAGGCCTTGATTCTTGCGGGCCGGCAAATCAGTACGGTACTGGGCCGGCCTACCGGCTCACGGGTGGTCAAGGCGCGCAGTGCGGTTTGAGTAGAAGGCTTGTGACAATGTGTTACCGAGCCTCTACACATCGAGTAACACGGGAACATATTGTGGGGCATTGGCCGCGTGGCATTTCCCCTAAAAAACTCAAGCCATTGAATTTAAACAACTTTTAAAAGTTGGCACGCCTTCTGCTATCTCTATTGCATAACAAGAATAAAAAGCACCAAACCTAATAAAAATAAGACGAAACGACTCTGACATAACAAAAACAACACGGCAGAGACGCAGCTAACAGATTTTTTTGGAGAAGATGTGCTTCGCAGGGTACGGCTTGCCGAAACCCGCAACCGGTTAGAGAACAATAAAACTACCTCAGGTAGCTACCCACTGGTTGGATCGTTTACGAAGAAGCAGATCAGCGCTCAAAAAAATACGTT
This region of Pseudomonas asgharzadehiana genomic DNA includes:
- a CDS encoding acyl-CoA dehydrogenase; this encodes MDFAYSPKVQELRERVTAFMDAYVYPAEPVFERQVSEGDRWQPTAIMEELKARAKAEGLWNLFLPESELGAGLTNLEYAPLAEIMGRSLLGPEPFNCSAPDTGNMEVLVRYANEEQKHRWLEPLLRGEIRSAFAMTEPDVASSDATNMAARAERQGDEWVINGKKWWTSGACDPRCKILIFMGLSNPDAPRHQQHSMILVPVDTPGVKIVRPLPVFGYDDAPHGHAEVLFDNVRVPYENVLLGEGRGFEIAQGRLGPGRIHHCMRSIGMAERALELMCKRSVSRSAFGKPLARLGGNIDKIADSRMEIDMARLLTLKAAYMMDTVGNKVAKSEIAQIKVVAPNVALKVIDRAIQIHGGAGVSNDFPLAYMYAMQRTLRLADGPDEVHRAAIGKFEIGKYVPKELMRGGQ
- a CDS encoding LysR family transcriptional regulator, whose product is MNLSKVDLNLFIVFDAIYTEANLTRAGQIVGITQPAVSNALARLRETFNDPLFVRTAQGMVPTPMAQNIIGPVRNALSLLRVSVQESRIFNPQQAAKTYRISMTDLTEAVILPLLFQRLRRLAPTVVIESFLSKRRETTKELAAGRLDFAVDAPLNTDPQVRHVKLMEDRYVCAMRKGHPMVGKDKLTLDDYMGLTHIHISSRRNGLGHVDLALGKMGLQRKIALRSQHYLMASQVLQQTDMVMTVPERFARRHELHWFNLPVNDVPPVETHLYWHESTDQDPANRWMREQMIELCQQVTAHEKKLDGKQA
- a CDS encoding MerR family transcriptional regulator yields the protein MSTTYSISDLARELDITTRAIRFYEEQGLLAPERRGQERIYSARDKVSLKLILRGKRIGFSLAECRELIELYDPTSGNHIQLNSMLAKIAERREQLEQQLLDIEQMKLELDTAEERCTQALAHTMSQAGH
- a CDS encoding hydroxymethylglutaryl-CoA lyase, whose protein sequence is MSLPSYVRLVEVGPRDGLQNEAHPISVADKVQLVDALSAAGLSYIEVGSFVSPKWVPQMAGSAEVFAQIQRKPGVTYGALAPNLRGFEDALAAGVKEVAVFAAASEAFSQRNINCSISESLERFVPIMAAAKAHGVSVRGYVSCVLGCPYEGSVAPEQVAAVARELFAMGCYEVSLGDTIGTGTAGATRRLFEVVGAQVPRDKLAGHFHDTYGQAIANVYASLLEGIQVFDSSIAGLGGCPYAKGASGNVATEDVVYLLNGLGIDTGIDLEALILAGRQISTVLGRPTGSRVVKARSAV